One Setaria italica strain Yugu1 chromosome I, Setaria_italica_v2.0, whole genome shotgun sequence DNA window includes the following coding sequences:
- the LOC101753040 gene encoding transmembrane protein 50 homolog, with product MDHNNLLAAWPVVGPGVAGAVFGAGWWFWVDAVVCSAAAVPFLHYLPGFFASFAALMFNCVNREDIGDGYYSPYDDSEWRVKLWLFISYVVSFVSLAGEPHWHDKHLWELIEPLKIGLRS from the exons ATGGACCACAACAACCTCCTGGCGGCGTGGCCGGTCGTGGGcccgggcgtcgccggcgccgtcttCGGGGCCGGGTGGTGGTTCTGGGTGGACGCCGTCgtctgcagcgccgccgccgtccccttcCTCCATTACCTCCCAG GGTTCTTCGCCTCGTTCGCGGCGCTCATGTTCAACTGCGTCAACCGGGAGGACATCGGCGACGGTTACTATTCGCCCTACGACGACTCTGAGTGGAG GGTGAAACTCTGGCTTTTCATTTCATATGTGGTATCTTTTGTCTCATTGGCTGGGGAACCTCACTGGCATGACAAGCACCTTTGGGAGCTTATAGAACCTTTGAAGATTGGTTTGAGGAGCTAG
- the LOC101774226 gene encoding uncharacterized protein LOC101774226, translated as MRGVGGPLLTIGDLLSDLAVDGGDDPLAAGGDASIPSSLSAEQQAGEADPSDLSRLFEEHYNHLMKALQENDPSWPSLMLKLCAALKTADKLVSCANTNAERLVEKVKALEGVLEKGDRAVAEIVESLQRSGVAKDHRSSQSKSASK; from the exons ATGCGGGGAGTCGGAGGTCCGCTGCTCACCATCGGGGACCTCCTCAGCGacctcgccgtcgacggcggcgatgatcccctcgccgccggcggagatGCGTCCATACCCTCCTCTCTCTCGGCGGAGCAGCAGGCGGGGGAAGCCGACCCGTCCGATCTCAGCCGGCTCTTCGAG GAACACTACAACCATTTGATGAAGGCGCTCCAAGAGAACGATCCCTCGTGGCCATCGCTGATGCTGAAG CTATGCGCTGCGTTGAAGACTGCAGATAAGCTAGTGAGCTGCGCGAACACGAATGCCGAACGGTTGGTGGAGAAGGTGAAGGCACTGGAGGGCGTCCTCGAGAAGGGAGACCGCGCGGTGGCAGAGATTGTAGAAAGTCTCCAGAGGTCAGGCGTCGCCAAGGATCATCGGAGTTCCCAATCGAAATCAGCTAGCAAGTAG
- the LOC101773821 gene encoding thioredoxin-like 4, chloroplastic — MITSYLPLRSFSVSPTTIAGAAYRSPTAATVPFPRATLSHHHRRRLASSANGSLPGLPLVEEDDDEVCPVDCVTEFKTDEEFVRHLERSKATGALVVVDFYRPSCGSCKYIEKRFMRLCKGSADDGAPVVFLKHNVIDEYDEKSEVAERLRIKVVPLFHFYKDGVLVESFATRDKERIIAAIQKYSSPEPETTEEEVQE; from the exons ATGATCACCTCCTACCTCCCCCTCCGCTCCTTCTCTGTCTCCCCCAccaccatcgccggcgccgcctacCGCTCCcctaccgccgccaccgtcccttTCCCAAGAGCCACTctcagccaccaccaccggcgccgcctgGCCTCCTCAGCGAACGGGTCTCTCCCGGGCCTTCCCCTcgtggaggaggacgatgacgaggTCTGCCCTGTGGACTGCGTGACGGAGTTCAAGACGGACGAGGAGTTCGTGCGGCACCTGGAGCGGTCCAAGGCCACGGGcgcgctggtggtggtggacttcTACCGGCCGTCCTGCGGCAGCTGCAAGTACATCGAGAAGCGCTTCATGCGCCTCTGCAAGGGCTccgccgacgacggcgcccCCGTCGTCTTCCTCAAGCACAAC GTGATCGACGAGTACGACGAGAAGTCGGAGGTGGCGGAGCGGCTGCGCATCAAGGTCGTGCCGCTGTTCCACTTCTACAAGGACGGGGTGCTGGTGGAGTCGTTCGCGACGAGGGACAAGGAGAGGATCATCGCCGCCATCCAGAAGTACTCCTCGCCTGAGCCTGAGACGACCGA GGAAGAGGTTCAGGAGTGA
- the LOC101773144 gene encoding probable protein phosphatase 2C 15 isoform X1, protein MSSRSGSVGGGSSAGGSSAGGGAAVPLAVLLRREVASERTASERPELHSGLFSQAKKGEDFTFLKPDCERLPGVPSSSFSAFGLFDGHNGNGAAIYTKENLLNNILSAVPADLNREDWLAALPRALVAAFVKTDKDFQTKARSSGTTVTFVIIDGLVITVASVGDSRCVLEAEGSIYHLSSDHRFDASKEEVDRVTESGGDVGRLNVVGGAEIGPLRCWPGGLCLSRSIGDQDVGQFIVPVPLVKQVKLSTAGGRLIIASDGVWDALSPEAAFNCSRELPPEPAAEQIVKTAVHSKGLRDDTTCIVVDIVAEKNSSSMPLPKKQQGIGVFKNMFCKKKSSDSSSHADREYMDPDIVEEMFEDGCALLSRRLDSEYPVRNMFKLFICAICQVELKPNQGISVHEDSSQPGSLRRWDGPFLCQSCQEKKEAMEGKHRSRDSSRNSGSGE, encoded by the exons atgTCGTCGCGGTCGGGGTCCGTGGGCGGCGGGAGCTCCGCAGGCGGCAGCAGCGCGGGGGGAGGCGCCGCGGTCCCGCTGGCCGTGCTGCTGAGGCGGGAGGTCGCCAGCGAGCGCACCGCGTCGGAGCGCCCGGAGCTGCATTCGGGGCTCTTCAGCCAGGCCAAGAAGGGCGAGGACTTCACCTTCCTCAAGCCCGACTGCGAGCGCCTCCCCGGCGTcccgtcctcctccttctccgccTTCGGC CTGTTTGATGGGCATAATGGGAACGGAGCCGCGATTTACACAAAGGAGAATCTATTGAACAACATCTTGAGCGCGGTCCCTGCTGATCTCAACAGGGAAGACTGGCTTGCTGCGCTCCCGAGAGCGCTGGTTGCTGCATTCGTCAAAACCGATAAGGATTTCCAGACAAAAG CACGTTCTTCAGGGACAACTGTGACATTTGTCATAATAGATGGATTGGTCATTACCGTCGCATCAGTTGGCGACTCCCGTTGTGTACTAGAAGCTGAAGGCTCAATTTACCATTTATCTTCTGACCATCGATTTGATGCAAGTAAAGAGGA GGTTGACCGTGTAACTGAATCTGGAGGTGATGTTGGAAGGCTAAATGTTGTTGGTGGTGCCGAG ATTGGCCCCCTTAGGTGTTGGCCTGGAGGTTTGTGCTTATCTAGGTCAATTGGAGATCAAGATGTTGGCCAATTTATTGTCCCAGTTCCTCTCGTGAAGCAAGTAAAG CTATCTACTGCGGGAGGCCGACTTATTATTGCAAGCGATGGTGTTTGGGATGCCTTGTCTCCAGAAGCAGCTTTTAACTGTTCACGTGAACTTCCTCCAGAGCCTGCAGCTGAACAAATTGTTAAA ACAGCTGTTCATTCAAAAGGACTGCGGGATGATACCACCTGTATTGTCGTTGATATAGTAGCAGAAAAAAACAGCTCCTCCATGCCCCTTCCTAAAAAGCAACAAGGAATTGGCGTCTTCAAAAATATGTTCTGCAAGAAAAAATCGTCCGACTCATCGTCCCATGCGGATAGAGAATATATGGATCCAGATATTGTGGAGGAAATGTTTGAGGATGGATGTGCGCTTCTTTCTAGACG GCTTGATTCTGAATATCCTGTTCGAAATATGTTCAAGCTCTTCATATGTGCCATTTGTCAAGTAGAGTTGAAGCCAAACCAAGGGATATCTGTACATGAAGATTCATCACAACCTGGCAGCTTGCGTCGCTGGGATGGTCCATTCCTTTGCCAGAGCTGTcaggaaaagaaagaagcaaTGGAGGGAAAGCATCGTTCGCGAG ATTCATCAAGAAACAGTGGGTCAGGTGAATAG
- the LOC101773144 gene encoding probable protein phosphatase 2C 15 isoform X2, with protein sequence MSSRSGSVGGGSSAGGSSAGGGAAVPLAVLLRREVASERTASERPELHSGLFSQAKKGEDFTFLKPDCERLPGVPSSSFSAFGLFDGHNGNGAAIYTKENLLNNILSAVPADLNREDWLAALPRALVAAFVKTDKDFQTKARSSGTTVTFVIIDGLVITVASVGDSRCVLEAEGSIYHLSSDHRFDASKEEVDRVTESGGDVGRLNVVGGAELSTAGGRLIIASDGVWDALSPEAAFNCSRELPPEPAAEQIVKTAVHSKGLRDDTTCIVVDIVAEKNSSSMPLPKKQQGIGVFKNMFCKKKSSDSSSHADREYMDPDIVEEMFEDGCALLSRRLDSEYPVRNMFKLFICAICQVELKPNQGISVHEDSSQPGSLRRWDGPFLCQSCQEKKEAMEGKHRSRDSSRNSGSGE encoded by the exons atgTCGTCGCGGTCGGGGTCCGTGGGCGGCGGGAGCTCCGCAGGCGGCAGCAGCGCGGGGGGAGGCGCCGCGGTCCCGCTGGCCGTGCTGCTGAGGCGGGAGGTCGCCAGCGAGCGCACCGCGTCGGAGCGCCCGGAGCTGCATTCGGGGCTCTTCAGCCAGGCCAAGAAGGGCGAGGACTTCACCTTCCTCAAGCCCGACTGCGAGCGCCTCCCCGGCGTcccgtcctcctccttctccgccTTCGGC CTGTTTGATGGGCATAATGGGAACGGAGCCGCGATTTACACAAAGGAGAATCTATTGAACAACATCTTGAGCGCGGTCCCTGCTGATCTCAACAGGGAAGACTGGCTTGCTGCGCTCCCGAGAGCGCTGGTTGCTGCATTCGTCAAAACCGATAAGGATTTCCAGACAAAAG CACGTTCTTCAGGGACAACTGTGACATTTGTCATAATAGATGGATTGGTCATTACCGTCGCATCAGTTGGCGACTCCCGTTGTGTACTAGAAGCTGAAGGCTCAATTTACCATTTATCTTCTGACCATCGATTTGATGCAAGTAAAGAGGA GGTTGACCGTGTAACTGAATCTGGAGGTGATGTTGGAAGGCTAAATGTTGTTGGTGGTGCCGAG CTATCTACTGCGGGAGGCCGACTTATTATTGCAAGCGATGGTGTTTGGGATGCCTTGTCTCCAGAAGCAGCTTTTAACTGTTCACGTGAACTTCCTCCAGAGCCTGCAGCTGAACAAATTGTTAAA ACAGCTGTTCATTCAAAAGGACTGCGGGATGATACCACCTGTATTGTCGTTGATATAGTAGCAGAAAAAAACAGCTCCTCCATGCCCCTTCCTAAAAAGCAACAAGGAATTGGCGTCTTCAAAAATATGTTCTGCAAGAAAAAATCGTCCGACTCATCGTCCCATGCGGATAGAGAATATATGGATCCAGATATTGTGGAGGAAATGTTTGAGGATGGATGTGCGCTTCTTTCTAGACG GCTTGATTCTGAATATCCTGTTCGAAATATGTTCAAGCTCTTCATATGTGCCATTTGTCAAGTAGAGTTGAAGCCAAACCAAGGGATATCTGTACATGAAGATTCATCACAACCTGGCAGCTTGCGTCGCTGGGATGGTCCATTCCTTTGCCAGAGCTGTcaggaaaagaaagaagcaaTGGAGGGAAAGCATCGTTCGCGAG ATTCATCAAGAAACAGTGGGTCAGGTGAATAG